One Gadus morhua chromosome 13, gadMor3.0, whole genome shotgun sequence genomic window carries:
- the ccdc66 gene encoding ensconsin isoform X4 translates to MNLGDGLLLHLENGKPQIVLLHRGATSGINKLYRPGLPRRPKGPLTSSAPLASSSTRRSTVTSRNSSKTPANHTTVVKSRAVSVLSVPERYRPPPRVPSSNRTTKTPANGRTRQTEALANGDADMREGLARLTNQEPTASSTFLSPDEEEVLKPSADQTQVSLSPSTPKPEQNNPLLLPLRAPPPALAPPQAGAPPPSLAAPVSPPRALAAPRGRGREGQSSSCGGRASFLRSMTALLDPAELEERERRRSKQQDQLRAIEAQLAEQREQREGEKRREEETEEKRKEQVEQIPQQQEVLLSSEKPIRELPRSHGHVVLKQHSVSIRGPKGGQGAKGEEPTRNKKRGKGDLYQELARPERTDTPRGLPAVRPPGPSSHHPEQDYFPYVRTADIIHLEPLDRNGTATPHPTNTHSQKEILLSLAALRKGLLQKQKEMESSGRLLPPVTSQRS, encoded by the exons ATGAACCTCGG AGATGGGTTGCTGCTCCACCTCGAGAATGGAAAGCCACAGATCGTATTACTGCATCGCG GGGCGACATCTGGGATAAACAAG CTCTATAGGCCTGGATTACCCAGAAGGCCGAAGGGCCCGCTAACCTCCTCTGCCcctctcgcctcctcctccacccgacGGAGCACCGTGACATCACGCAACTCCTCAAAGACACCTGCCAATCACACGACAGTGGTCAAGAGCAGAGCTGTGTCA gTGTTGTCTGTACCAGAGCGCTACAGACCCCCCCCGCGCGTTCCATCCTCCAATAGGACAACTAAGACTCCTGCCAATGGCAggacaagacagacagaggcttTGGCCAATGGGGATGCAGATATGAGGGAGGGCTTGGCTCGTCTGACCAACCAGGAGCCGACTGCCAGCAGCACGTTCCTCAGCCCAG atgaggaggaggtcctgAAGCCGTCTGCAGACCAGACCCAGGTCAGCCTCTCTCCTTCTACCCCTAAG CCAGAGCAGAACAACCCCTTGCTCCTCCCTCTTagagctccgcctccagctctAGCCCCTCCCCAAGCAGGAGCTCCGCCCCCATCCCTGGCCGCACCCGTTTCCCCTCCCCGAGCTCTAGCCGCGCCCCGTggtcgagggagagaggggcagtCCAGCAGCTGTGGAGGGAGAGCCAG tttccTGAGGTCCATGACAGCCCTCCTGGACCCTGcagagctggaggagagagagaggaggagaagcaaaCAGCAGGATCaactg CGGGCGATCGAGGCTCAGCTAGCAGAACAAcgtgagcagagagagggggagaagaggagggaggaggagacggaggagaagaggaaggagcaggtggagcagATCCCACAGCAG caggAGGTTCTACTGAGTAGTGAgaagccaatcagagagctccCAAGATCGCATGGCCATGTAGTGCTGAAGCAACACAGTG TCAGCATCAGAGGACCTAAAGGAGGTCAGGGAGCTAAGGGAGAGGAACCAACACGGAATAAGAAGCGAGGAAAAGGAGATCTGTACCAGGAGTTGGCGAGGCCCGAGAGAACAGACACTCCAAG GGGGCTTCCTGCTGTCAGACCACCGGGCCCCTCCTCCCATCATCCCGAGCAGGACTACTTTCCCTACGTCCGAACAGCTGACATCATCCATCTTGAACCACTGGATCGCAACGGCACAG CCACCCCACAtcctaccaacacacacagtcagaaagAAATACTACTGAGTCTTGCTGCTCTACGGAAG GGTTTGTTGCAGAAGCAGAAAGAGATGGAGTCAAGTGGgaggctcctccccccagtGACATCACAACGCAGCTGA
- the ccdc66 gene encoding actin cytoskeleton-regulatory complex protein pan1 isoform X3, with amino-acid sequence MNLGDGLLLHLENGKPQIVLLHRGATSGINKLYRPGLPRRPKGPLTSSAPLASSSTRRSTVTSRNSSKTPANHTTVVKSRAVSVLSVPERYRPPPRVPSSNRTTKTPANGRTRQTEALANGDADMREGLARLTNQEPTASSTFLSPDEEEVLKPSADQTQPEQNNPLLLPLRAPPPALAPPQAGAPPPSLAAPVSPPRALAAPRGRGREGQSSSCGGRASFLRSMTALLDPAELEERERRRSKQQDQLRAIEAQLAEQREQREEEKRRGEEEKRREEEAEEQRKMKEQAEKNILHLPLKAPPKALTPPQSLAPPPSPATPGSPPRAPATPPGPGRGEEPSSCGERASFLRSMTALLDPAEMEERERRRSKQQDQLRAIEAQLAEQREQREGEKRREEETEEKRKEQVEQIPQQQEVLLSSEKPIRELPRSHGHVVLKQHSVSIRGPKGGQGAKGEEPTRNKKRGKGDLYQELARPERTDTPRGLPAVRPPGPSSHHPEQDYFPYVRTADIIHLEPLDRNGTATPHPTNTHSQKEILLSLAALRKGLLQKQKEMESSGRLLPPVTSQRS; translated from the exons ATGAACCTCGG AGATGGGTTGCTGCTCCACCTCGAGAATGGAAAGCCACAGATCGTATTACTGCATCGCG GGGCGACATCTGGGATAAACAAG CTCTATAGGCCTGGATTACCCAGAAGGCCGAAGGGCCCGCTAACCTCCTCTGCCcctctcgcctcctcctccacccgacGGAGCACCGTGACATCACGCAACTCCTCAAAGACACCTGCCAATCACACGACAGTGGTCAAGAGCAGAGCTGTGTCA gTGTTGTCTGTACCAGAGCGCTACAGACCCCCCCCGCGCGTTCCATCCTCCAATAGGACAACTAAGACTCCTGCCAATGGCAggacaagacagacagaggcttTGGCCAATGGGGATGCAGATATGAGGGAGGGCTTGGCTCGTCTGACCAACCAGGAGCCGACTGCCAGCAGCACGTTCCTCAGCCCAG atgaggaggaggtcctgAAGCCGTCTGCAGACCAGACCCAG CCAGAGCAGAACAACCCCTTGCTCCTCCCTCTTagagctccgcctccagctctAGCCCCTCCCCAAGCAGGAGCTCCGCCCCCATCCCTGGCCGCACCCGTTTCCCCTCCCCGAGCTCTAGCCGCGCCCCGTggtcgagggagagaggggcagtCCAGCAGCTGTGGAGGGAGAGCCAG tttccTGAGGTCCATGACAGCCCTCCTGGACCCTGcagagctggaggagagagagaggaggagaagcaaaCAGCAGGATCaactg CGGGCGATCGAGGCTCAGCTAGCAGAACAAcgtgagcagagagaggaggagaagaggaggggggaggaggagaagaggagagaagaggaggcagaggagcagaggaagatgaaggagCAGGCGGAGAAGAACATCTTGCACCTCCCTCTGAAAGCTCCGCCCAAAGCTCTAACCCCTCCCCAATCTCTAGCTCCTCCCCCATCACCAGCCACACCAGGGTCCCCTCCCCGAGCTCCAGCCACGCCCCCTggtccagggaggggggaggagccgagcagctgtggagagagagctag tttccTGAGGTCCATGACAGCCCTCCTGGACCCtgcagagatggaggagagagagaggaggagaagcaaaCAGCAGGATCaactg CGGGCGATCGAGGCTCAGCTAGCAGAACAAcgtgagcagagagagggggagaagaggagggaggaggagacggaggagaagaggaaggagcaggtggagcagATCCCACAGCAG caggAGGTTCTACTGAGTAGTGAgaagccaatcagagagctccCAAGATCGCATGGCCATGTAGTGCTGAAGCAACACAGTG TCAGCATCAGAGGACCTAAAGGAGGTCAGGGAGCTAAGGGAGAGGAACCAACACGGAATAAGAAGCGAGGAAAAGGAGATCTGTACCAGGAGTTGGCGAGGCCCGAGAGAACAGACACTCCAAG GGGGCTTCCTGCTGTCAGACCACCGGGCCCCTCCTCCCATCATCCCGAGCAGGACTACTTTCCCTACGTCCGAACAGCTGACATCATCCATCTTGAACCACTGGATCGCAACGGCACAG CCACCCCACAtcctaccaacacacacagtcagaaagAAATACTACTGAGTCTTGCTGCTCTACGGAAG GGTTTGTTGCAGAAGCAGAAAGAGATGGAGTCAAGTGGgaggctcctccccccagtGACATCACAACGCAGCTGA
- the ccdc66 gene encoding ensconsin isoform X1 — translation MNLGDGLLLHLENGKPQIVLLHRGATSGINKLYRPGLPRRPKGPLTSSAPLASSSTRRSTVTSRNSSKTPANHTTVVKSRAVSVLSVPERYRPPPRVPSSNRTTKTPANGRTRQTEALANGDADMREGLARLTNQEPTASSTFLSPDEEEVLKPSADQTQVSLSPSTPKPEQNNPLLLPLRAPPPALAPPQAGAPPPSLAAPVSPPRALAAPRGRGREGQSSSCGGRASFLRSMTALLDPAELEERERRRSKQQDQLRAIEAQLAEQREQREEEKRRGEEEKRREEEAEEQRKMKEQAEKNILHLPLKAPPKALTPPQSLAPPPSPATPGSPPRAPATPPGPGRGEEPSSCGERASFLRSMTALLDPAEMEERERRRSKQQDQLRAIEAQLAEQREQREGEKRREEETEEKRKEQVEQIPQQQEVLLSSEKPIRELPRSHGHVVLKQHSVSIRGPKGGQGAKGEEPTRNKKRGKGDLYQELARPERTDTPRGLPAVRPPGPSSHHPEQDYFPYVRTADIIHLEPLDRNGTATPHPTNTHSQKEILLSLAALRKGLLQKQKEMESSGRLLPPVTSQRS, via the exons ATGAACCTCGG AGATGGGTTGCTGCTCCACCTCGAGAATGGAAAGCCACAGATCGTATTACTGCATCGCG GGGCGACATCTGGGATAAACAAG CTCTATAGGCCTGGATTACCCAGAAGGCCGAAGGGCCCGCTAACCTCCTCTGCCcctctcgcctcctcctccacccgacGGAGCACCGTGACATCACGCAACTCCTCAAAGACACCTGCCAATCACACGACAGTGGTCAAGAGCAGAGCTGTGTCA gTGTTGTCTGTACCAGAGCGCTACAGACCCCCCCCGCGCGTTCCATCCTCCAATAGGACAACTAAGACTCCTGCCAATGGCAggacaagacagacagaggcttTGGCCAATGGGGATGCAGATATGAGGGAGGGCTTGGCTCGTCTGACCAACCAGGAGCCGACTGCCAGCAGCACGTTCCTCAGCCCAG atgaggaggaggtcctgAAGCCGTCTGCAGACCAGACCCAGGTCAGCCTCTCTCCTTCTACCCCTAAG CCAGAGCAGAACAACCCCTTGCTCCTCCCTCTTagagctccgcctccagctctAGCCCCTCCCCAAGCAGGAGCTCCGCCCCCATCCCTGGCCGCACCCGTTTCCCCTCCCCGAGCTCTAGCCGCGCCCCGTggtcgagggagagaggggcagtCCAGCAGCTGTGGAGGGAGAGCCAG tttccTGAGGTCCATGACAGCCCTCCTGGACCCTGcagagctggaggagagagagaggaggagaagcaaaCAGCAGGATCaactg CGGGCGATCGAGGCTCAGCTAGCAGAACAAcgtgagcagagagaggaggagaagaggaggggggaggaggagaagaggagagaagaggaggcagaggagcagaggaagatgaaggagCAGGCGGAGAAGAACATCTTGCACCTCCCTCTGAAAGCTCCGCCCAAAGCTCTAACCCCTCCCCAATCTCTAGCTCCTCCCCCATCACCAGCCACACCAGGGTCCCCTCCCCGAGCTCCAGCCACGCCCCCTggtccagggaggggggaggagccgagcagctgtggagagagagctag tttccTGAGGTCCATGACAGCCCTCCTGGACCCtgcagagatggaggagagagagaggaggagaagcaaaCAGCAGGATCaactg CGGGCGATCGAGGCTCAGCTAGCAGAACAAcgtgagcagagagagggggagaagaggagggaggaggagacggaggagaagaggaaggagcaggtggagcagATCCCACAGCAG caggAGGTTCTACTGAGTAGTGAgaagccaatcagagagctccCAAGATCGCATGGCCATGTAGTGCTGAAGCAACACAGTG TCAGCATCAGAGGACCTAAAGGAGGTCAGGGAGCTAAGGGAGAGGAACCAACACGGAATAAGAAGCGAGGAAAAGGAGATCTGTACCAGGAGTTGGCGAGGCCCGAGAGAACAGACACTCCAAG GGGGCTTCCTGCTGTCAGACCACCGGGCCCCTCCTCCCATCATCCCGAGCAGGACTACTTTCCCTACGTCCGAACAGCTGACATCATCCATCTTGAACCACTGGATCGCAACGGCACAG CCACCCCACAtcctaccaacacacacagtcagaaagAAATACTACTGAGTCTTGCTGCTCTACGGAAG GGTTTGTTGCAGAAGCAGAAAGAGATGGAGTCAAGTGGgaggctcctccccccagtGACATCACAACGCAGCTGA
- the ccdc66 gene encoding ensconsin isoform X5, which produces MNLGDGLLLHLENGKPQIVLLHRGATSGINKLYRPGLPRRPKGPLTSSAPLASSSTRRSTVTSRNSSKTPANHTTVVKSRAVSVLSVPERYRPPPRVPSSNRTTKTPANGRTRQTEALANGDADMREGLARLTNQEPTASSTFLSPDEEEVLKPSADQTQVSLSPSTPKPEQNNPLLLPLRAPPPALAPPQAGAPPPSLAAPVSPPRALAAPRGRGREGQSSSCGGRASFLRSMTALLDPAEMEERERRRSKQQDQLRAIEAQLAEQREQREGEKRREEETEEKRKEQVEQIPQQQEVLLSSEKPIRELPRSHGHVVLKQHSVSIRGPKGGQGAKGEEPTRNKKRGKGDLYQELARPERTDTPRGLPAVRPPGPSSHHPEQDYFPYVRTADIIHLEPLDRNGTATPHPTNTHSQKEILLSLAALRKGLLQKQKEMESSGRLLPPVTSQRS; this is translated from the exons ATGAACCTCGG AGATGGGTTGCTGCTCCACCTCGAGAATGGAAAGCCACAGATCGTATTACTGCATCGCG GGGCGACATCTGGGATAAACAAG CTCTATAGGCCTGGATTACCCAGAAGGCCGAAGGGCCCGCTAACCTCCTCTGCCcctctcgcctcctcctccacccgacGGAGCACCGTGACATCACGCAACTCCTCAAAGACACCTGCCAATCACACGACAGTGGTCAAGAGCAGAGCTGTGTCA gTGTTGTCTGTACCAGAGCGCTACAGACCCCCCCCGCGCGTTCCATCCTCCAATAGGACAACTAAGACTCCTGCCAATGGCAggacaagacagacagaggcttTGGCCAATGGGGATGCAGATATGAGGGAGGGCTTGGCTCGTCTGACCAACCAGGAGCCGACTGCCAGCAGCACGTTCCTCAGCCCAG atgaggaggaggtcctgAAGCCGTCTGCAGACCAGACCCAGGTCAGCCTCTCTCCTTCTACCCCTAAG CCAGAGCAGAACAACCCCTTGCTCCTCCCTCTTagagctccgcctccagctctAGCCCCTCCCCAAGCAGGAGCTCCGCCCCCATCCCTGGCCGCACCCGTTTCCCCTCCCCGAGCTCTAGCCGCGCCCCGTggtcgagggagagaggggcagtCCAGCAGCTGTGGAGGGAGAGCCAG tttccTGAGGTCCATGACAGCCCTCCTGGACCCtgcagagatggaggagagagagaggaggagaagcaaaCAGCAGGATCaactg CGGGCGATCGAGGCTCAGCTAGCAGAACAAcgtgagcagagagagggggagaagaggagggaggaggagacggaggagaagaggaaggagcaggtggagcagATCCCACAGCAG caggAGGTTCTACTGAGTAGTGAgaagccaatcagagagctccCAAGATCGCATGGCCATGTAGTGCTGAAGCAACACAGTG TCAGCATCAGAGGACCTAAAGGAGGTCAGGGAGCTAAGGGAGAGGAACCAACACGGAATAAGAAGCGAGGAAAAGGAGATCTGTACCAGGAGTTGGCGAGGCCCGAGAGAACAGACACTCCAAG GGGGCTTCCTGCTGTCAGACCACCGGGCCCCTCCTCCCATCATCCCGAGCAGGACTACTTTCCCTACGTCCGAACAGCTGACATCATCCATCTTGAACCACTGGATCGCAACGGCACAG CCACCCCACAtcctaccaacacacacagtcagaaagAAATACTACTGAGTCTTGCTGCTCTACGGAAG GGTTTGTTGCAGAAGCAGAAAGAGATGGAGTCAAGTGGgaggctcctccccccagtGACATCACAACGCAGCTGA
- the ccdc66 gene encoding ensconsin isoform X6, translating to MNLGDGLLLHLENGKPQIVLLHRGATSGINKLYRPGLPRRPKGPLTSSAPLASSSTRRSTVTSRNSSKTPANHTTVVKSRAVSVLSVPERYRPPPRVPSSNRTTKTPANGRTRQTEALANGDADMREGLARLTNQEPTASSTFLSPDEEEVLKPSADQTQVSLSPSTPKPEQNNPLLLPLRAPPPALAPPQAGAPPPSLAAPVSPPRALAAPRGRGREGQSSSCGGRASFLRSMTALLDPAELEERERRRSKQQDQLRAIEAQLAEQREQREGEKRREEETEEKRKEQVEQIPQQEVLLSSEKPIRELPRSHGHVVLKQHSVSIRGPKGGQGAKGEEPTRNKKRGKGDLYQELARPERTDTPRGLPAVRPPGPSSHHPEQDYFPYVRTADIIHLEPLDRNGTATPHPTNTHSQKEILLSLAALRKGLLQKQKEMESSGRLLPPVTSQRS from the exons ATGAACCTCGG AGATGGGTTGCTGCTCCACCTCGAGAATGGAAAGCCACAGATCGTATTACTGCATCGCG GGGCGACATCTGGGATAAACAAG CTCTATAGGCCTGGATTACCCAGAAGGCCGAAGGGCCCGCTAACCTCCTCTGCCcctctcgcctcctcctccacccgacGGAGCACCGTGACATCACGCAACTCCTCAAAGACACCTGCCAATCACACGACAGTGGTCAAGAGCAGAGCTGTGTCA gTGTTGTCTGTACCAGAGCGCTACAGACCCCCCCCGCGCGTTCCATCCTCCAATAGGACAACTAAGACTCCTGCCAATGGCAggacaagacagacagaggcttTGGCCAATGGGGATGCAGATATGAGGGAGGGCTTGGCTCGTCTGACCAACCAGGAGCCGACTGCCAGCAGCACGTTCCTCAGCCCAG atgaggaggaggtcctgAAGCCGTCTGCAGACCAGACCCAGGTCAGCCTCTCTCCTTCTACCCCTAAG CCAGAGCAGAACAACCCCTTGCTCCTCCCTCTTagagctccgcctccagctctAGCCCCTCCCCAAGCAGGAGCTCCGCCCCCATCCCTGGCCGCACCCGTTTCCCCTCCCCGAGCTCTAGCCGCGCCCCGTggtcgagggagagaggggcagtCCAGCAGCTGTGGAGGGAGAGCCAG tttccTGAGGTCCATGACAGCCCTCCTGGACCCTGcagagctggaggagagagagaggaggagaagcaaaCAGCAGGATCaactg CGGGCGATCGAGGCTCAGCTAGCAGAACAAcgtgagcagagagagggggagaagaggagggaggaggagacggaggagaagaggaaggagcaggtggagcagATCCCACAGCAG gAGGTTCTACTGAGTAGTGAgaagccaatcagagagctccCAAGATCGCATGGCCATGTAGTGCTGAAGCAACACAGTG TCAGCATCAGAGGACCTAAAGGAGGTCAGGGAGCTAAGGGAGAGGAACCAACACGGAATAAGAAGCGAGGAAAAGGAGATCTGTACCAGGAGTTGGCGAGGCCCGAGAGAACAGACACTCCAAG GGGGCTTCCTGCTGTCAGACCACCGGGCCCCTCCTCCCATCATCCCGAGCAGGACTACTTTCCCTACGTCCGAACAGCTGACATCATCCATCTTGAACCACTGGATCGCAACGGCACAG CCACCCCACAtcctaccaacacacacagtcagaaagAAATACTACTGAGTCTTGCTGCTCTACGGAAG GGTTTGTTGCAGAAGCAGAAAGAGATGGAGTCAAGTGGgaggctcctccccccagtGACATCACAACGCAGCTGA
- the ccdc66 gene encoding MAP7 domain-containing protein 1 isoform X2 — protein MNLGDGLLLHLENGKPQIVLLHRGATSGINKLYRPGLPRRPKGPLTSSAPLASSSTRRSTVTSRNSSKTPANHTTVVKSRAVSVLSVPERYRPPPRVPSSNRTTKTPANGRTRQTEALANGDADMREGLARLTNQEPTASSTFLSPDEEEVLKPSADQTQVSLSPSTPKPEQNNPLLLPLRAPPPALAPPQAGAPPPSLAAPVSPPRALAAPRGRGREGQSSSCGGRASFLRSMTALLDPAELEERERRRSKQQDQLRAIEAQLAEQREQREEEKRRGEEEKRREEEAEEQRKMKEQAEKNILHLPLKAPPKALTPPQSLAPPPSPATPGSPPRAPATPPGPGRGEEPSSCGERASFLRSMTALLDPAEMEERERRRSKQQDQLRAIEAQLAEQREQREGEKRREEETEEKRKEQVEQIPQQEVLLSSEKPIRELPRSHGHVVLKQHSVSIRGPKGGQGAKGEEPTRNKKRGKGDLYQELARPERTDTPRGLPAVRPPGPSSHHPEQDYFPYVRTADIIHLEPLDRNGTATPHPTNTHSQKEILLSLAALRKGLLQKQKEMESSGRLLPPVTSQRS, from the exons ATGAACCTCGG AGATGGGTTGCTGCTCCACCTCGAGAATGGAAAGCCACAGATCGTATTACTGCATCGCG GGGCGACATCTGGGATAAACAAG CTCTATAGGCCTGGATTACCCAGAAGGCCGAAGGGCCCGCTAACCTCCTCTGCCcctctcgcctcctcctccacccgacGGAGCACCGTGACATCACGCAACTCCTCAAAGACACCTGCCAATCACACGACAGTGGTCAAGAGCAGAGCTGTGTCA gTGTTGTCTGTACCAGAGCGCTACAGACCCCCCCCGCGCGTTCCATCCTCCAATAGGACAACTAAGACTCCTGCCAATGGCAggacaagacagacagaggcttTGGCCAATGGGGATGCAGATATGAGGGAGGGCTTGGCTCGTCTGACCAACCAGGAGCCGACTGCCAGCAGCACGTTCCTCAGCCCAG atgaggaggaggtcctgAAGCCGTCTGCAGACCAGACCCAGGTCAGCCTCTCTCCTTCTACCCCTAAG CCAGAGCAGAACAACCCCTTGCTCCTCCCTCTTagagctccgcctccagctctAGCCCCTCCCCAAGCAGGAGCTCCGCCCCCATCCCTGGCCGCACCCGTTTCCCCTCCCCGAGCTCTAGCCGCGCCCCGTggtcgagggagagaggggcagtCCAGCAGCTGTGGAGGGAGAGCCAG tttccTGAGGTCCATGACAGCCCTCCTGGACCCTGcagagctggaggagagagagaggaggagaagcaaaCAGCAGGATCaactg CGGGCGATCGAGGCTCAGCTAGCAGAACAAcgtgagcagagagaggaggagaagaggaggggggaggaggagaagaggagagaagaggaggcagaggagcagaggaagatgaaggagCAGGCGGAGAAGAACATCTTGCACCTCCCTCTGAAAGCTCCGCCCAAAGCTCTAACCCCTCCCCAATCTCTAGCTCCTCCCCCATCACCAGCCACACCAGGGTCCCCTCCCCGAGCTCCAGCCACGCCCCCTggtccagggaggggggaggagccgagcagctgtggagagagagctag tttccTGAGGTCCATGACAGCCCTCCTGGACCCtgcagagatggaggagagagagaggaggagaagcaaaCAGCAGGATCaactg CGGGCGATCGAGGCTCAGCTAGCAGAACAAcgtgagcagagagagggggagaagaggagggaggaggagacggaggagaagaggaaggagcaggtggagcagATCCCACAGCAG gAGGTTCTACTGAGTAGTGAgaagccaatcagagagctccCAAGATCGCATGGCCATGTAGTGCTGAAGCAACACAGTG TCAGCATCAGAGGACCTAAAGGAGGTCAGGGAGCTAAGGGAGAGGAACCAACACGGAATAAGAAGCGAGGAAAAGGAGATCTGTACCAGGAGTTGGCGAGGCCCGAGAGAACAGACACTCCAAG GGGGCTTCCTGCTGTCAGACCACCGGGCCCCTCCTCCCATCATCCCGAGCAGGACTACTTTCCCTACGTCCGAACAGCTGACATCATCCATCTTGAACCACTGGATCGCAACGGCACAG CCACCCCACAtcctaccaacacacacagtcagaaagAAATACTACTGAGTCTTGCTGCTCTACGGAAG GGTTTGTTGCAGAAGCAGAAAGAGATGGAGTCAAGTGGgaggctcctccccccagtGACATCACAACGCAGCTGA